Below is a genomic region from Agelaius phoeniceus isolate bAgePho1 chromosome 11, bAgePho1.hap1, whole genome shotgun sequence.
GTGGCACCATGGGCATTGCACCAGTTGGGAGGGATGGTCACAGTGCCCTGGTTTCACAGCCAggtctgtgctcagcactgcctgggcactgctggctctgtgctcctgtgttagccctcccctgctcctgcaggggctgtgctaTGCCTACCTGCTCCTCAGTCATCTGAAACTCCTCCTGGAAATCAAAGATGTTGGCAGAGTGTGGCACCACAGCCTGGATGAGCTTCTGTCCACTGACCACAATCCTGCAAGGGACAAGGGAGGGGTGATGTGATGGGGTGCCTGACCCGTGGCAGCCGCGCTGCACTGAGCTGGTGGCCAGGGAGGTGGCTCTGATGAAGTCACAGCCATGTGTGATTTGTCCTTGCCCATGGACTGCCCACCCAGAGATGGCAGCTCCTGTAGGTGTCCCCCTGGCAGTGAGGCACATAAATATCTTGGTGTGCACTGGCCTTGGAAGCCAGCATTAAATGACTTCTGCCTACACCCACCCAACCATGCTGCAAATTTCAAAGCCCTGCTTTGCATACAAAAATCACAGGACAGCAACTGAGGTATCAGTGAAGGCCTGCTCAGACCAGAAACTCATCCTTCAAGAGGGCTCTGGGCTCTAGTAGCAGATGTGTTCTTGTCCCTGCTGAGGaactgcagtggcagcaggacTGCCACATGTCCAGGGCAAGGTGAGGTGTCCCCTGCCCAAGCAGAACCTTGCGGTGCATTTGTCAATCCAAATTACAAACACAGGAGCAAAGGCCATGGTGCAAAGCTGGCAtggagaaggcagcagcacctcctgccaGGGGTCTGCAGGGCTCCCTGCAGATGAGAAGTGCTGCTTCTGTCCCCCcctgagccacagcaggggctgGTTCTATGTAAATCCTGCCCAGTCTGGTCTGCACAGGGCTTTGTGCTCCTGACTGGAAGCATTTGGATCACATTTCCCCTGGACACTGCTTTATCTCTGATGGCCTCATGAACATTTGTTTCCTCTGTTGGTCACTGGCACCTCTTGATACAATTTTTCTCTCAGAGAGTTGTAGCCAGTGGGTGGTTTGGCAGTGAGCCCTTTACCTGTCATATGGGCATCTGGTGCTGTTCCTCACAGTTGTGTCATTTTTGTCACCAATCAGCCACAGGAACTCAGAGTAGGTCCTCAGACGGATGTTCTTCCACTGCTTTTGGGGAACATAGCTGCACCCAGCATTGAAGTCCCCCATGAAGATGAAGTTCTGGAAGGCAGGAGGGTTTCCAAATGTAATCATGAGGACTGCTTTTCAAAAGAAGACCAATGAGGATTTTTATGATCCATGGATGCAGTGGGGTTTCTCCTTTCTGCTGGGCACATCAGGGCATGCTGATAATAGTTTTATTAGATGATCAAGTTTACTGTATAAAATGTGGAGAGCTCAATGAAAATACACCAAAGAGATATTTAAAACCTGGGGTGCATTGTCAATGGGTTTGAGGTTTTCAACTCTGCATAGTGAATAACGTGGCCAGTGACTCAGTAGCAAAGCCCAATTAGTGACACAGATGTGGCAACCAACCTCAGTCTTCCAGCGCTGTTTGACATCTAAATACACATCATAGAGCTCATCAATCTCCCTCACTGCTGTGTCTGGTGTGGTGTGCAGAGGGATAATGGCAAACTCACTGACAGCTTCAAAACAaggcagaggaagaagaaaaatgtaatgGTTAGAGAATGAGTCACAAAGAAACAGAGACTGACTTGTCAGCAAGGGGATTTTTCTGAGGGAGAAACAGCTTGTTTCTTGATTTTTCTGAGGGAGAAACTCCCTGTTTACTGCCCTTTCTGACTGTAGGCCGGGGTGATCTCTGTGGCTGCACAGTGACCCCCTCCAGGCACTCAGCTGGGcctgaggagctgtgccagtgccGGCGAATCCTgacccagcacacacacaggagctgctcccaggctgtgccagcagcagggaatgcatccaccatggcagcagcagaggctttCCCAGCAGGGcttgtgcagggctggggcatttcccagaggcagcagccctgaagggaaaatgctgctcttggaaggaaaagcagagtgGGGTCTGGATGCAGCTCTGGAGCCTCTGGCGTggtccagccagggctgctgtgctggctcaCAGTGGAACAGTGACTTCTTTCTGGAACACCTCACCAGTTTTGGGAGACTGCCACCAGATGATGAAGGGCTCCCTGGAGAAGACATCCTCATCCCCAGGCTGGGTGTCAGGGTACTGGTAGGTTTGTCTCACTGATACCTGGTCTTGCCTGCAGCAGAATGAACAGGGGATGTCACACCCGTGGCTCACTGAGATGTGTCCAACACTGACTCCATGCTCTGACCTGGACCCAGGCCATGGTCTGGGGTGGATACAGACACACAGGTGTCTGTGCTGGGGTGATGCCCAcatccagcacagcccagcccaccTGCACAGCCTGCACCTCTCTGGCTCCCTCACAGCAAAGCCACCACCGTGTCCAGCCCATCTCCAGGGGCTGGCTTGTCGGCAGAGGGGGCTCACCCACCTGTAGATGAAGGCATACTGCTCCTTGTAGCTGTTCCTTCCCAGCCTCTCACTGGCCACACATCTGTACTCCTCCTTCGTCCCCTTCAGCTGACTGGAGGGAAAGGGATGTTCCTGAGTTTATTTCTGCACTTACAAGGGGCTGAGAGTGAAATAATTTTGCCTCTGCCCGGGGTTTGGGCACTGCCTGTCTGACCTCAGAGGCAGGGGGGTACAGACAGTGAACCCTTCCCAGGAACTGGACCCCTGCTCTGTCACTTGCTCTTCACTGCACCCcctccctgctcattgcagccTCTGTCTCTCCTTCAGCTGGCGATCACATCCATCCAGCTGAACGCTGCTATTGCCTCTGGATGTCTGGATTGTCCAGGCAAGCAATCCCTAATCGGAAGCAGTTCCGAGTCCTGCAGGAAGGtggctgtcctgctgcagcctgatgCCAGCCCGGTGCGGGcatttcccctcattttctttctcctttggGAGCTTCTCTGTAGCGAATTGAATTTAACTTGGTTATACTGATTTAAAAACATGTTCTACAGTGGTCTGGACCTGCCTTTGCTCCTGTCCCTCAGCGAGACTGCCAGAGTCTGGTTTCTCCTTGACCCTGGGACAGAGCCCACATCCTCAGAttttgccccagcaaagggcaCCGAGCAGAGCACAGGCTCTTGCCAAGCAGCTTTCCCAACATTTGTCCATTTGCCCATGGCCACCCTACCTGGTGAGCTTCTCCACCAGGAGGGGACAAACACGGTTCTTGCTGTCCTTTATTTCCATCAGCAGCATGATGTCACAGCGGGACACGATCtgcagggggaaggagcaggaggaagttTGCACACGCCTGGTTTTGGAGGATTAGGAAGGGTAGGGAAGAAGTGGTTACAGTGGTTCCATGGGGGAAGTCCTTTGAGAAAGAAGTGCCGTGCAGCCTGGGGTggtgggaggggagcaggggctggaacggagcttttctgctttcagagctgctgcagagccagcaggaacagggagagggaaCCCGGCAGCACAAGAGTTTCATATTTAGTGGAAAACTTCGGCACCTGACCCTGAAGAGGAAGTGTGGAGGGGAAGGggcagcaaaagccactccctGAGCCTGATTCCAGCATCAGCGCCAGGGCTGGGGTGCTGCCTCTGCCCGGCCCCCTCCTTCCCCATGGTGAGCATGCACCTGTCTCAGGCTGCTGCAGATTCCTCTGAAACAGCCCCTGGAGCCAAAGGAACACCCGCTCTGAAACGGGGTCCCAACACCAGGGGGCTGCACTGAAGgctcagctcccacagctgctgttgGGATCCCCCGTGGGAAAGTCCAGCTCACCCAGAGCCCAACATTCTCAGGGCTTCCCTCTGCCCCCGGTCTCATTGTACTTCAGACCTTGTGGGggatttttctcagaaaaaaaaagctcctCTTTGGCCCCTAAAACTTACCCACAGCTATCTAAGTGACCCCAAAATTcagtatatatatttatatatataaatatatatttagtaTATATTGCCCACAGTGATGAGAACACAGTAGAACAGACTGGGAATGCAAAGCCAAGCAAACCACTCTTCTCTGCCAATTTGCAATGAAAGGAATACAACCCAGCAATGTGGTGCCATTCCTCCTTGGTGCCattctgcacacacagcccctcaCTAATGCCAAGCCCCTCGTCCTCCCTCACTGTGGCATCTTGGAGGGCATTTGCAAAGCCACAAGTCTTAACGGTGGCTCTTTTTAAAACCAGGGTTATCTTCAGCTTTTGCAGAGGCAGCCTGGTGGTGAGGGTTTGCTTACAGAAATTAGTTTTTCAAATTTCTACCAGACTCTAATTTGACAGATACTATTTGCTGTCCTGAGAATAGGTTTAATTAAACAAGACTATTTGAGAATAATTATCACATAAAGAAGGTAAATAATGTATCACAAAACAAAGCTTTATGGATTTaaagtgaaaattatttttactgtgCATTGAGGTTTTCCTCCTTTTGTAACTGAATTTCCAAAGgaaacagcaaatattttttctgttataTTCCCATGAAGGCTAAAATAACAACATACATTCTGTTCAACAACATACATTCTGTTCAGCTGATTTTTACTTTAAGAATACAATATTCTTTAAATAattagctcttttttttttgcttgataTTTAACTGTGGAAGCCAAGCAAAGTGCAAGATTGTGCATCTAAGAGAAGCTAGAAACACTAGAAAGCTCAGTGTCTGTCTCATCCAGGCAAACAAACCTACCTTTACCACAGCATCGATGACTTCAGGTTTGGCTATTTTAGTTTCTCCAAAAGACATCACATTGAAGGAGCAGATTTTTAGGCTCAGAGATGGGTTGAAGTGGAAGAGTGAAAGTAAGAAGAAGAGCAGCATCTTCATGGACCTGGGCAAAGTGAGCTGCTGCGAGCGTGCCTATGAACGTGTGAGTGTTCATGCATCTGTCCCTTGTGGCTGGCTGGGGTCAAACCcagcagccagctgtgtcagtcAGGAACAGGAATCACCATTTCCTCCTTGCCCTCACTTCCATCTCCCACCACAAAGCAGACTTGGGAGACTTTGAAGTTCTCCCTGAGGGGAAAACGGGCTCTTCTGAGCCAGCCTCTGAATCCTGGCAGAGCAACAGCTCCAGCAGAAGCCACTGTCCCTCCCACAGGGAGACACCAGCTGTGGGATGCTGGCCATGACTGGGACCAGGCTCCCTGGGCCACTCCAGGCCAGCAATGAAGACCAGGAGATGGATGGGGTGGATGGTGGAAGGGTCTGGcaagcagcagaggagaagaCTGGGATTTCTGGAGGGCACCAGAAGCCCATTGGAAGGGACTGCCAGGCAGCCATGGTAAGATACATGATGCTCCTCAAACTGCTGGCcaagtgtcccagcacaggagcctTGGTTTGTGCACGTGCTGTGTGGTGGAAGGGGACACAGGAGTTTGGCTAAAACAACACCTGAGTGAGGATGCTGCAGGTGGGATGGCTTGGTCCCCTGAGGTGGCTTTTGCAGGGAAATCACCCCCCACCCCTCTTAGTCCTCCACTACGTGCCAGCCCTCAGCCAGAGACACATTTGTTGGTCTTCAATCAAGTTCTAAAGGCAGGAGATGTAACAAGAGTTCAAGCTAAATGACATCTTTAAGTGTCTTGAAATTTTCTCCCTGTGCTTACAGGGTGCTTTCATatcctccttcctttctctAGGAACAACCAGCCTGCCCAAGCAGCTCTAGATCCAGAGGCACCAGGACATGGCTGAACCAACTGAACAGGCTGAGGTGCAGGCAGCACAAAGCACAGCACGTGGAAGGGCTCCCaaggacagggcacagctggaagCAGTGGGATCCAGGCTTGCTGGGGAGGCCAGTTCTCCAGGGAATGTGCTGCAGGTGTTGGAATAGGCACCACCAATCCCTTTTGGCATTACTGGAATTTGGAGCACTGGCTGCCAGCAAGGGAAGTGTCACCACATTACTACAGCACACCACTGCAGTAACCTGGGGAGTGGGCAGGCCTTCCTCCAAAATAACAGGGATTAGGTGGTGCTTCCTCTGCTCTGGGTCTCCAAtgagctgtccccaggcaggaCAGGT
It encodes:
- the DNASE1L3 gene encoding deoxyribonuclease gamma; translated protein: MKMLLFFLLSLFHFNPSLSLKICSFNVMSFGETKIAKPEVIDAVVKIVSRCDIMLLMEIKDSKNRVCPLLVEKLTSQLKGTKEEYRCVASERLGRNSYKEQYAFIYRQDQVSVRQTYQYPDTQPGDEDVFSREPFIIWWQSPKTAVSEFAIIPLHTTPDTAVREIDELYDVYLDVKQRWKTENFIFMGDFNAGCSYVPQKQWKNIRLRTYSEFLWLIGDKNDTTVRNSTRCPYDRIVVSGQKLIQAVVPHSANIFDFQEEFQMTEEQALGVSDHFPVEFELKAKGGFLNWLRSKFSRKRRPKKSRSSRS